GACCTGCTACAGGGCGGGACAGATGCACGGAcagcggggcagggcccagcAGAGGCCAGCTCCTCTGCAGAGCTACGCACCATTGGAACCTCGTCCAGCTTCTTGAATGCCGGCTCCCTCCTGCGGCAGagcttcaccaccaccaccccagcagcAATGAGCAGGATGGCCACGAAGATGCAGATCACGGCCACCAGACCGGGGCTCTGGGAGAGCGTGGGCTGCTTCAGGGAGGACACCGCTGGAGGGGACGGAGAACTCAGCTTAgacacctccccagccctgctcagcggctccccccacccccccccgctgACCCTACACGTGTCCATGGCTGCAGgactgggctccagctgggggtcaggagttgcattgtggggtggggggaggctggagaCCAGCTCTGCGCTGCTGGCTCCTGCGAGTCTCAGGCGAGTCGCCCGGAGCCCTGGGATTGCAGATCTGCAGCTTtacattttttactttttaaatgagagtttcTCTTGCTTCTGGGTCTGAGGAGTTGGGAAAAGGGACCCCCCGGCCCAGAAATGCCAGGCAGAGACCCCCAAGTTCTTACAGCTGGAGACTGTTCGAATCCCTCTGTGTGATTTCTGGTGGGGCCAGCCGTGCTGCTCTAGCGATATAACTGCAACCACCTAGGAggtgctctggggggcagggcacagaaGAGCCAGGAGGGCACTGCCCATGTGATCGGGCATCTCACCCGCCCAGGTACCCACCCACTTAGCAGGAACACCTGTCTCCTCCACCTTGCGGCACGGGACAGCTGCGTCATCTGGTGGTGAGAGTTAGAGAGCGACTCCAGCTGAAGCCCAAACGCACCcgcactcaccccccccccccccgcattggCAGCTGTGTCCCCTGACCATGACCAGGGCTTGGTGCAGGGCGGCCCTGGGAGCCCCGTACCGTGCAGCATGGTTGCATGGCCTGAGGGCAGTGACAATGGCTCGCCTAGCGGCGCTGGCTGGCATACGGAGGGCGGAAGTGACTGACCCCTGCCATCCTTTGGTGGCCTCTGTCCAAAGCCCAGGGTGAGCACCAGCCTCCCCTTGTGGCAGGCTCTGGGGAGATGTCAAGGACTCAGGGGGTTccccgggggcaggggaggcaaGCTTGCCTTGCTACCGCTGGGCTGCACCTGTCCTGGGGCCAGAGGCCTGCAGAGCCATTTGCCTGGCGCCTCTCGCCCCCACGCAAaccccacctccctgcagcctgttCTTACCTGAGCCACTGGCTGTTGTGCTGCTGTTGGGCCCCAGCTGCTCAGTCAAGTGCGTCTCACTGGAGCTGGCAGCAGGAGTAGCTGAGGTGTTGGTGTGACTGGGGCTGGCCGGGGACAGGGGAGATTCTGGGTTTCTGGATgaggctggagctgctgctgtggttcTGTTCTGCGTGGATGCAGTGGTGTTGTCGGTCAGGGCAGCGGAAAGGGAGGTGTCTCTGGAGGTAGCCACAGGGCTGTGCGGTGGTGTAGCCGTGGTGGATGGGTGCTGGCTGGATGTGGTTTGCTGGGTGGCACTCAGGGGGCTGTGCGGTGGTGTAGCCGTGGTGGATGGGTGCTGGCTGGACGCGGTTTGCTGGGGGACAGTTGTTGTGGCAGTAGCGTTCCTAACTGAGGAAGGGGAATCAGTTACCAGGTTTGCTCTcaggacaggagtacttgtggcaggcTGCTGTGCTCTGTGACACTGCAGTGCTGTGGGGCATTCCCAGCTCACCCGGCTCAGCCCAGGATGATCCCAGCACTAGGAGGGGAGGCCTGGTGGTGACAGTAAGCTGAGGGCCCCCACATCAGAGCACGTTCATGCTTGCATCAGCCTGGGACCTCCACCTaccctctcaccccctccccaagggcctttcCCTGCATATGGAGGATGCCTGGAAGGTTTGGGGTTCAATACAGTTTTCACCCAGGAAATTCAGGTCCACAGGCCAGCACGTCCTCGGCACGGCATTCAGCACCCCAGAGATGTGAGCTGCCTGGAGGCTGCGCCCTGAGCCccgtgctgggggcaggggtgtttcCTCCCTCGGACGAGGACGCAGATGCTGCACAAGATTTAAAGGaccagccccaggctgcagaggagccaggctggagagggggctgctgtgaccccttcctccccctctcagCACCGCGGGCTCTaggtcaagaattataacattcaaaaaccagttggagatacttcaacctccctggccactcgcTTACAGCccaaaaagttgcaatattacacagggccacctgggggcggaggagggcaatttgccccgggcccccaggggcccccacgaggATATagtattctattctattctatagtactgcaactttttcttatggcagggccccctgaaattgctttgccccaggcccctgaatcctctgggcagccctgatattacaacaacaaaacttcaaaccCAGACTCCgaggagagactgctgaactggaattcagttgaaaattggacaccatcaaactaggcttgaataaagcctgggagtggatgggccatttaCTGAatagtaaaactatttccccatgtttatcccctgccccacactggaaatgggccattttcatacCACTCCCAACAGtactttttctctcctgctggtaatagctcacttaactgatcactctcctcaGAGTGTGTATGGAACACCCagtgtttcatgttctctgggtATATATAgaacttcctactgtattttccactccatgcatcaagtgaagtgggctgtagcccacgaaagtttatgctgaactaaatgtgttagtctctaaggtgccacaagttctcctgttctttttgcggatacagactaacacagctgctactctgcaACCTGTCAACCCTGAAACTGGTTCCTAGGACATTTTCCCACAAGAACACAGAGGCCTCAGGGTTGAGAGgcctgagcacaggactgggatccAGGAACCCCCCAGATTCTAACCACTGACTCcctggggggcctggggcaagtcACCTCCTTTGGTGCCCCTCTTTCCCCAGAGCAGCAGCGAGTATGGTGCAAACAGCTACAGGTCcttccaggccccagccctgctgaaGCTGGCAGGTGTGTAACACACTCCCATTTCCCCGGCAGGTACAGACTGGGTGGGAGACAGGTGTCTTTTGTTGCATGCACAGCTGGGAACAAGTATCTGATCCTCCACCCGGGCTGCGCCCCACCCTCCTGGCTGATGCAAAGTCAATATGGACCCGCCCGCTTTATCCCCACCATGGCATTTGCTATTCCCAAGCTGCTGCCCTGTTGGCAGTGTGAGCAGCCGGTCCCCACCCTGCAGCAGAGTGGCCAGAGCCTTCAGACGTTCCAGCTCAAGGGCACCCCCATTTAAATGACTGGGATTCTGGACCCCCAGGAAGGGTGACCACAGCCCACTGAGGGCAGAGGTGGGTGCACCTGGCTGGCAGAATGGGTGGATTTTGAGAGGGAATATTTAGGCCCCCCCAGAACGTTTCACTCACACCCCAAAACCCCAGCTCACCGGCAGACAAGGTGGAGGGGGAGGTCTGGAGTCTCCTTTCATTGCTatgaaaacaaaaccttctgTTTGCCCAGGCATGTGTATTTGGCCTCCTGGGGTCTGTGTCCCGCAGGGCTGCCAATCCAGGGTGCACGTCCCTGGCCCTGccatcacacccccagctcctgaAGAGTGTCAGCATTTCACAGGAGATCTGTGGGTGCTCTCAGCTACCCACCACGGCCTCCTGTGATCTCTTCTCCACAGCTCTGCACCAAGCTCTGGCCCTGTCAGATGCATCTCTGCACTCAGTTaagatcataagaacggccacactgggtcagaccaacagtccagtgagcccagtgtcctgtctcggacagtagctggtgccaggtgcttcggagggaatgaacagaacagggtgatTATCgggtgatccagcccctgtcgtccagtcccagcctccAGCAGTCAGAGTtcagggacactcagagcatggggttgggttcctgcccatcctggctaacagccactgatggatcCATCCTCCAGGAACTGCCCTAGTTTgtctttgaacccagttatagttttggcctttataacatcccctggcagtgagttccacaggttgattgtgcgctGTGAGAAGTTAACTTAGTCTTGCCCTTCCCCTCAGATTCTGTTCACTAGGAGGCCACCTTGAGGCGAACAAGTGGCCATCCCCTGCGATTTGACAGCTTTCAGAGTGAACTGGCCCTTAGGAGTTTAGGGTACAGCAGTTCCCTTCACACCGGCTCCTAGCACAGGCATCAAGGCAACAACCTGCCCTTCCACCACCTTACAGGGCACTGGCTCTAGCTAGGATCTAAGGCAAGTGCTAATTTCCTGTTCGAAATGACTCATTCCTGGAGTGGTGCCGTTGAGTTTTAGCCCTCACTTGTTTTAGCCTGGAGGGTTTTCAGTTCCTAACTACCCCATTTGTCTGCAAGGCTGTCAAGGCTCCGCCAGCCCTTCCAGACACAAGGAATTATTAGTCCATTTTTAAATGCCATCACTGTAACCCATGATTGTGCCAGAAGCCCTAACCCCATTAAACTGCTGCCACATCAATCATGGGAGGCAAGGCGGAGCCAGAGAAAGTCTGGGTACATTCATGTTACAAGTTTAAATTCAACCAGGGAAGGCAgctgagagcagcagctggcctgggcagCTAAGCGTCGGGCGGTTCTGCTGCCGGGAAATCTGGAGGCCTCCGCTGAGCAGCCTGGGAAGCGACTTAGCCCCATCTCAGAGCGGGAGCAAGGCAGAGATTAGGTGCCTCCCCCACGCTCACCTGGGAAGCCCCATTCCAGTGCCCCACAGAGCGCCCTGCAGCCCCGGGCTCAAGCCTCGAGCTAGGCCCCAGGGAATTCGCTCCCAACCTCTGAACCCTGAACCACTCCAGCCAAGCCCTGCCTTGGTAAGGAGCTTTGCCATTCACGCGCTGGCTCGTTAGGCGAGAGGCCCACCTGCCCCGTTAGGATACCAGGATGGTATCCCTGGCGAAGCGCACCAAGCCACTGCCCGAGCTCAGAGCCCGGCACGCTACGGGAACTTTGACAGTCACTTCAGCAGGGCACAAAGATCAGCCCTTAGGTGCCCAGCAGAAGGGTGGTGATCAGCCGCCTTGTCACATGAACATTCCCCGCAGTGGAGTCTGATCGCCAGAGAGAATCTCATGCAGCCGGACTGGCAGATGGCCTTGTGCCCAGCCCCGGTGAGCCCACCCCGGACAGCCGTGGGGACGGGGCAAATTGAAAGGGCTCGGAAGAGTCACAGGAGCGACTCAAGACCTGGAAAATCTGCTCGGCAGTGAGAGACGGGGGCGGGGCCCCCTTCAGCCTCAGGGGACTTGATCAGCGGACAGGCTCCTACAGGGAGAAAGATTCCTGACAGCAGAGGGCTGGAATCTAGCAGGCAAAGGCAGAACCAGACCCGGTGGCTGGAAGCCAAAGCTAAACGAATTCAGACTGGACCTAAGGAGCTCGTATTTCACAGGGCGGGGGACTGCCCGGGTCAGGCCCAGTGGATGTGCTGGGTTCTCTGTCATTCAGCAGCTATATATCGAGATTGGGCAGCTCTCCCCAAGAGCTCCGCCCGAGCTCCACTGGGCTGGGCACAGGCATCGCTGCAGGAGCGTCCccagcctgtgctctgcaggGGGTCACCCTAGAGCATCGGGTCTCCTCTGGCCCATACCCACCATTCCTGCACCGGACAGAGTGAGTCcagcggggctggaggcaggcctGGCCCCACTCATCCCAGCCCtaggacagacagggctctgtACAGTTGCTCGGTTTAGGGAGGGGAACCCCCTCTCCATGGGGAGCACAGTAAGTAACTGGAGGGTTGAATGCCTGGCTCTGCACTCCAGAATCCGCGACGGGTCGCAGCCCCCAAGCCCAGGACAGAGAtggaggagcagagcagagcagtttctGAAGCACTGGTCAGCCATGAAAGGGTTAATATGGCAGCTCTATCACTGCACGTCAGAGCTGCCCAGTGCAATGAGGGCTAAGAATTGATTAATAAAGGGGACAGGCCAAGCACATGGAGCCTTTGCAACCGGCCAAGCAGGTTTGTCAGCATCCGAGCAGAGTGAGCTCCAGGGCGCCAGTGTCCTGTAACAAACCAGCAGTGCTGCCGGCTGGGAGGGTCACTGGGTTAGTGCTGGGAGAcactgcagtgggggggggggatacacTCACACCCCCCCTCACAACACTGGGGTAACAAACTCTACAGTGACTTTCTGAACATCCCCCTCCCCCGTTCCGTTTCAGGAACACACAAACCTGCAGCCCCAGGCACTCTCACAAACTAGGGGGGAACTGGtgctggagctggggggctgccgcaccccctggcttgacgGGGTtcccatcatatccagggtttagggtttggttcaatggctctcagcccccgcactgttcacattgttccagcaccctgcGGGGGCGGGGAAGCTGGCTTGAGAGCACTGGATATTGGTGCAGGAAGGGGGCGGCCGGGAAATCTgcctggccccagggcagagttTGGGAACCTTCCCCGACGAGCCAGACTCTCCCTGGGGCGACCAGCTCCCAGACCCGAGAAGCTTTAGAATTGGAAAGTttcttggggggggaggaggctgaccCTGCATTAactcagagacacccccccccgacTGTCCCTCCCCCTTCAGAGAGAGGCGGGGGGCTGACCCTGCATTAACTCATCAGAGACCCCCCCcgactgcccctcccccttcagagagaggcggggggggcTGACCCTGCATTAACTCATCAGAGAcccccccccgactgcccctcccccttcagagagaggcgggggggcTGACCCTGCATTAACTCATCAGAGaccccccccgactgcccccccttcagagagaggcggggggggcTGACCCTGCATTAACTCAGAGACACCCCCCcgactgcccctcccccttcagagagaggcggggggggcTGACCCTGCATTAACTCATCAGAGAcccccccccgactgcccctcccccttcagaGAGAGGCGGGCGGGGGGCTGACCCTGCATTAACTCATCAGAGaccccccccgactgcccccccttcagagagaggcggggggggcTGACTCTGCATTAACTCATCAGAGACCCCCCCCCGGGAGCAGGAAGGAAGGACCCTGCCgcgcagcggggggggggcagccccggggctcccccccgGGCGGGGGCTGCCCCTTCCCTTACCTGCCAGCGCCAGGCACAAGCCGCAGCCGATCAGCAGCCAGCGCGTCCCCCGGGCCATGCTGGCGGCTCCGCTCCCGGACACCTGCCTGGATCCTGCCACGCAGGAGGCGCCGCCCCGGGCTCCAGCCCCGCCGCACCTGGACTGAGGCCGccgcgccccctgctgggcagcccgggtccctcccgccccagccggGGCTCCGGACAGGCGGCTGCACCCCGCGAGAGCCAGACACCAGCCGGGCGGGGCCCAGCGCCGGggagtcaggactgctgggtcctcggcccagccctgggaggagagtggggcctACTGGTTAGGGCCACTCCAGGGGGCCACTGGTCCTCTCCGCTGAGCGCCTGCCAAGCGCAGGCCAGAGCCCCCCCGAAGTCAGTCCCAGAGCATCCAGTCCTGCTTTAAATAttgccaggggcagggcctcccTGATTAAATCGTACCCACCCTGTTAAACATTCACTCCTTATTTCctgtccagcctcctgcctcctgccttctgttcccagctctgctactcaTTTATTGTCCGagcctgggcaagtcactgccccgctctgtgcctcggtttccccatcatTAGTATGCACAGGCAGCTGGAAGAACGGGTGCCAAAGCTTCCCCCGCCACAGCCCGTTATCCAGATCCGGCATCACCCACCAGGTCCTTTCCagctccctccatttcccactcCCCTGGGTGACACCATGTGTGGCCAGCAAGTTCAGTGTGTCCTTCCCTAGCCGACCCCGAAGCTGTTTCCTGTCTGCTCCCTTTCGGGGATGGGGGTAGCCGTGCCCTGCAGGATTCTGGGATAGGTGTTAGTGGCCTGCAGGCCCCATCAGCTGGTTATTTGTCACTGGTGCCCTTTAGGCCAGTTGCCTAGTTGCCAAATCCCTTGCTCGGGGAATGCTTTccacccccagcaggggctgctcacCTGGCcgggcctggggggaggggagaaagcatAGGCATCATGGGGTCTGGCTGTCACTCACTccaggctctcagcccccctgccTGAAAGGACACTCAGGACATCTCGGAGAGGGACCAGAGCCCCTGGCCTGGCCCGCGCCAGGAATGGACAGTACGGAGAAGGGCAGAGTCGTGGCAGAGCCTGGCCGTGAAGGGTTGCTGGAGAGACCTGAcctgtgctccaccccagaggtggcttcaGTAGAGGACACAGCTATTTCCATAAACATAGAGCAGAGCCTGAAACCCCTTCCTCACATCACTAGTCCCCATTCCCACAAGTAATCCTAGTGCTACCTGGCAACTCTTCCCTAGTGCTTTTCTGCAGCAGATTcagaagcactttacaaaggagatcagtattCATGTAACCAGGCCCGTGCTTCTCAGACAGCAGCTTAAAGGTGTGACAAAGCCCCTCATCTCTGCGGCCCCCAGTTCCCAAGGGCAAGGCAGGGGCTCTGCACTCCAGAAGCCAGGCCCCACATCAGCAGGGACCAGTGGGTATTCTGGGGACCTGGATGTCACCATTTCAAAAACAACCACTGTGCCAGGAGCCATGGAGCTAGTCAAAGCACTGTGAAATCTGGGATTGAGAGTTCACAAAAGTGTTAGGGATTTGGCTCCTGTGTCAGTATTTTGCTGGGATTTATAATTTACATGGAGACTGAAGACTCTCCCATTGGCAGCTGTTCCAATGCTTGACATCAGATAACCACCTATGAGTTTCAGCCTGAAAATTTTGGATCCTGTGAAGATAGTTTTggagggcaaatgtcccccccTCATTGCACTGGGCCTACCTGGGATGCATACAGGGAAGTCACCGCTGTGTTTAAAAGGTGCTAGGCCACTGACAAAGGGGCAGGATTTATGGGGGAAACACCCATTGCAGCCTAGCCAGTCAGTGCACTGGGAGAGGCACTTGCCCAGCAGCAGGTGGTGTCACCTGCCACGTGCACAGATGTCCCTGGGGCCCTGCCTCCTGCAGGCACGGTGCTGTCCCTGTGCCTGTATGTGAGAGCAGGCACCTGACAGTGGCACTATTAACTCCCATGTCCCCTGGgttagagggggaggggagattctagccctgccccttctacCTGACCGCACGCCCCTTCTACCTGACCTCACCCTGCAGCATCTCTGTGGAGGGCAAGAGGAAGCCACCttggctcctgtccccagcccgCCCGTCCCTTCCCTGGCACCTTTTGTTATTAAATGGTCATCCAGACCCTGAAAAGTCCCCCAGCTCCCCAAGAGCCAAGACCAAGCTGCTCTGCCAGGTGCCTGGGCAATTCTACCCTGTGGGCACTGGGTTTCTCCGAGTGCCCCATGCCATCCCCCCTGCCAGTGCACACAAACCTGGCCCTTCACCACTGCTGCCAAAGGGTGGGCAAGTGAGCTGCATGTGGAACGTGCACTTCATGCCCTGTGGTGGCTAAGGCTGGTGGAAGCAGAGCCAGTGCCATCAGCcacaggggggcagggcctggtccCTCCCCGTGGACTGCGATTGCTTTCACTTACACCTCAGCCCTGAGACGTGTTCTACTGGCGCTGAGCCCCAGCCGATCACAGACCGGCCTGTGCGTTGTGTCTTtgggggcagccagggcaggtGATCCCataagtggggggggagggatggacaGCCCAGACTGCAAACCCAAGAGGCAGGAGTATCAGTGTGCTGAATGCCTGTGCACGGTGGGGGAAGGAAGACAGATGTTTCcctgtgtcacggagtccccgggcgctgctctggaactgctccccacaaagccaggcaggact
This sequence is a window from Mauremys reevesii isolate NIE-2019 linkage group 26, ASM1616193v1, whole genome shotgun sequence. Protein-coding genes within it:
- the LOC120391831 gene encoding mucin-7-like isoform X2, with translation MVSPRGVGNGGSWKGPVRNATATTTVPQQTASSQHPSTTATPPHSPLSATQQTTSSQHPSTTATPPHSPVATSRDTSLSAALTDNTTASTQNRTTAAAPASSRNPESPLSPASPSHTNTSATPAASSSETHLTEQLGPNSSTTASGSAVSSLKQPTLSQSPGLVAVICIFVAILLIAAGVVVVKLCRRREPAFKKLDEVPMGKMTEDSPFARYPPK
- the LOC120391831 gene encoding mucin-7-like isoform X1, with the protein product MARGTRWLLIGCGLCLALAVRNATATTTVPQQTASSQHPSTTATPPHSPLSATQQTTSSQHPSTTATPPHSPVATSRDTSLSAALTDNTTASTQNRTTAAAPASSRNPESPLSPASPSHTNTSATPAASSSETHLTEQLGPNSSTTASGSAVSSLKQPTLSQSPGLVAVICIFVAILLIAAGVVVVKLCRRREPAFKKLDEVPMGKMTEDSPFARYPPK